In Saccharolobus solfataricus, a genomic segment contains:
- a CDS encoding sodium:solute symporter family protein, which produces MLGLAGIIAFIALFVVFIFLGFYGAYWRRGNLDLLHEWGLAGRRLGTILVWFLMGADLYTAYTFIAVPSSLYAKGAIYFFAVPYVSLTFAIAMLTMPKLWIVSRNRGYVTAADFVKDRFNSSILAALIALTGVVAELPYIALQIVGMKSVLQIMLLGIGNAGLVSEISLIISFIILAAFTYTSGLRGAALTGVFKDILIWITVISVIVIVPLQYGGFIHAFNSINLAKLSARYDTLPDNLQMAYWSLFFGSALALYLYPHSINGSLSADDKNRLMYSTALLPIYGIGLAIIAMFGILIYAVPNALGIVSKYGGALTVPALITSTMPDWAAGIMLLGIFVGGLVPAAIMAIAAANLLVRNVIKEAKPSITPKGETTLAKWISAVIKFLALAFVFLVPSTYAINLQLLGGIIITQTLPAVFLGLYTKWFNPWALTAGWATGIISGTYMFFTFGLPRATSLYPTPFGLMYAAVIALVLNLVVSVIGTLIASALGFKTRSNISAEDLKG; this is translated from the coding sequence ATGCTAGGATTAGCTGGAATAATAGCCTTTATAGCACTATTTGTAGTATTTATATTCCTTGGATTTTATGGTGCCTATTGGAGAAGAGGAAATCTGGATTTACTTCACGAATGGGGATTGGCGGGAAGGAGACTGGGCACAATTCTAGTGTGGTTCTTAATGGGTGCGGATTTATATACAGCATATACATTTATTGCGGTGCCATCGAGCCTTTATGCTAAGGGTGCTATATATTTCTTCGCAGTACCCTATGTTTCTCTAACCTTTGCAATAGCCATGTTAACAATGCCTAAACTATGGATTGTCTCGAGAAATAGAGGCTACGTGACTGCTGCTGATTTTGTGAAAGATAGGTTTAACAGTAGTATTTTAGCAGCTTTGATAGCACTAACTGGGGTAGTTGCTGAATTACCTTATATAGCGTTACAGATAGTAGGTATGAAATCAGTCTTACAGATTATGTTATTAGGAATTGGTAACGCGGGCTTAGTATCTGAGATTTCCTTAATAATCTCCTTCATAATTTTAGCGGCATTTACATACACTTCAGGTCTAAGGGGTGCTGCATTAACTGGCGTTTTTAAAGATATTTTGATTTGGATAACGGTGATATCAGTAATTGTAATTGTCCCACTACAATACGGGGGTTTCATCCATGCCTTTAATTCTATAAATTTAGCAAAGCTCTCAGCTAGATATGATACACTACCGGATAATCTCCAAATGGCATATTGGAGTCTATTCTTCGGTAGTGCATTAGCTCTATACCTTTATCCACATTCAATAAATGGCTCATTAAGCGCTGATGATAAGAATAGGTTAATGTATAGTACAGCATTATTACCAATTTATGGCATTGGTCTAGCAATAATAGCAATGTTTGGCATTTTAATTTACGCGGTACCAAATGCATTAGGTATTGTATCTAAATACGGTGGTGCTCTCACGGTTCCCGCGTTAATAACATCGACCATGCCAGATTGGGCTGCTGGTATAATGCTACTTGGCATATTTGTTGGTGGTTTAGTCCCAGCTGCAATAATGGCAATAGCAGCAGCTAATTTACTGGTGAGAAATGTAATAAAAGAGGCAAAACCTAGCATTACACCAAAAGGGGAAACCACGCTAGCTAAGTGGATTTCGGCTGTTATAAAGTTCTTAGCTTTAGCTTTCGTTTTCCTAGTCCCGTCCACGTACGCAATCAACCTCCAATTATTGGGTGGAATAATTATAACACAGACATTACCGGCAGTGTTCCTAGGTTTATACACTAAATGGTTTAATCCATGGGCATTAACTGCGGGATGGGCTACTGGAATTATAAGCGGAACTTATATGTTTTTCACATTTGGGTTGCCTCGTGCAACATCTCTATATCCGACACCTTTCGGTTTAATGTATGCTGCAGTGATAGCGCTAGTGTTGAATTTGGTAGTTTCAGTGATAGGTACACTTATAGCTTCTGCCCTCGGATTTAAGACTAGAAGTAATATATCTGCGGAGGATCTAAAGGGATAA
- the cobB gene encoding NAD-dependent protein deacetylase has product MEYEKIAEELISSSYAIAFTGAGISTASGIPDFRGPQGLWKKYSPELATVEYFEKDPKKFWEFYSLRMRGLFKAQPNKAHYSLAALEKMGLIKVIITQNIDGLHQKAGSKNVIELHGTMRRSYCVSCLKTYDSLDVLDMIEKGVLPPKCGCGGTIRPDVVLFGEPVKNIYEALSIAYQSDLVISIGSSLTVYPANMIPQTVKERGGKLIILNMEETPLDSVADYVIREPIEISLPKIEEAVRQKILS; this is encoded by the coding sequence ATGGAATACGAGAAAATAGCTGAAGAACTTATTTCCTCTTCTTACGCGATAGCCTTTACCGGAGCCGGAATTAGTACGGCTTCCGGCATCCCTGATTTTAGAGGTCCACAAGGATTATGGAAAAAATACTCACCGGAACTAGCTACTGTAGAATATTTTGAAAAAGATCCAAAAAAATTTTGGGAATTCTATTCATTAAGGATGAGAGGATTATTTAAAGCTCAACCGAACAAAGCACACTACTCTTTAGCTGCATTAGAAAAGATGGGACTTATAAAGGTCATAATAACGCAAAATATTGATGGCTTACATCAGAAAGCTGGATCTAAGAACGTTATTGAACTTCACGGAACTATGAGGAGATCGTATTGTGTTTCATGCTTAAAGACTTATGACTCTTTAGACGTCTTAGATATGATAGAAAAAGGTGTTCTTCCACCTAAATGTGGTTGTGGCGGTACAATAAGGCCAGATGTTGTACTTTTTGGAGAACCAGTGAAGAATATTTATGAGGCTTTAAGTATTGCTTATCAGTCTGATCTTGTAATCTCGATTGGTTCTTCGTTAACTGTATATCCAGCTAATATGATTCCACAAACCGTTAAAGAAAGAGGTGGTAAGTTAATAATTTTAAACATGGAGGAGACTCCATTGGATAGTGTTGCGGATTACGTTATCAGGGAACCCATAGAAATTTCATTGCCTAAGATAGAGGAGGCGGTGAGGCAGAAAATACTTTCATGA
- a CDS encoding nucleotidyltransferase family protein — protein sequence MHAVILAGGYGKRLRPLTDDKPKPLIEVAGKPIIEWQISWLKQFGITSFVILTGYKWEVLIKWLSENEKRLGISTYFSIEEEPLGTGGALRKVERLLSTENAFIVINGDIITNLDISKLRVPSENIMAMSLVPLKSPYGIVETKDDKIVDFKEKPILENYWINAGVYLMKNEIFKYLPEKGDMEKLTFPKLAKESLLIGVKYYDAYWRSIDTIKDIEEASQDLIKMKNGLSTER from the coding sequence ATGCATGCCGTTATACTAGCTGGCGGTTATGGTAAGAGATTAAGACCACTTACAGATGATAAACCTAAGCCATTAATTGAAGTTGCTGGAAAACCAATTATTGAATGGCAGATCTCATGGCTTAAGCAATTTGGTATAACATCTTTTGTAATACTAACAGGCTATAAATGGGAGGTTCTTATAAAGTGGCTAAGTGAAAATGAAAAGAGATTGGGAATTTCAACCTATTTTTCAATAGAAGAGGAACCTTTAGGTACTGGAGGGGCACTTAGGAAGGTCGAAAGATTATTAAGTACAGAAAACGCATTTATTGTCATCAATGGTGATATAATAACTAATTTGGACATAAGTAAGTTAAGAGTACCTAGCGAAAACATAATGGCAATGTCACTAGTTCCCCTAAAGAGTCCATACGGAATAGTTGAAACCAAAGATGATAAGATTGTAGATTTTAAAGAGAAGCCAATCTTAGAAAACTACTGGATAAATGCAGGAGTGTATTTAATGAAAAATGAAATATTCAAATACTTACCAGAAAAGGGAGACATGGAAAAACTTACTTTTCCGAAACTCGCTAAAGAATCATTATTAATAGGAGTCAAGTATTATGATGCATATTGGAGATCAATAGATACAATAAAAGATATAGAAGAGGCGTCTCAAGATTTAATAAAGATGAAGAACGGGCTAAGCACTGAAAGGTGA
- a CDS encoding methylated-DNA--[protein]-cysteine S-methyltransferase has product MVVYGLYKSPFGNITVAKDNKGFIMLDFCDCVEYNSRDDTSFTDFFHKLDLYFEGKPVDLKEPVSLKTYPFRLSVFKEVMKIPWGKVNTYKQIADSLGTSPRAIGMALSKNPILLIIPCHRVIAENGIGGYSRGVKLKRALLELEGVKLPD; this is encoded by the coding sequence GTGGTAGTATACGGTTTATATAAAAGTCCTTTTGGCAATATAACTGTAGCTAAGGACAATAAGGGATTTATTATGTTGGATTTTTGTGATTGTGTGGAATACAATTCAAGAGATGATACCAGTTTCACTGACTTCTTCCATAAGTTAGATCTTTACTTCGAGGGTAAGCCAGTAGACTTAAAAGAGCCAGTTAGCTTAAAGACCTATCCCTTTAGATTGTCAGTATTTAAAGAGGTAATGAAGATTCCTTGGGGAAAAGTTAACACGTATAAACAGATTGCAGATTCACTCGGAACTTCCCCAAGAGCTATCGGCATGGCATTATCCAAAAATCCAATTCTTCTTATCATACCGTGCCACCGAGTAATAGCTGAAAATGGCATTGGAGGATATTCAAGAGGAGTTAAGTTAAAGAGAGCTTTATTGGAATTAGAGGGAGTCAAATTACCTGATTGA
- the thrS gene encoding threonine--tRNA ligase yields MESYKPMWLKGAIILAINLMERGYKPVAVGLGERDFYIDIKSDTSITLDEVKKAISKNVLANVPIENNQVVYKGNKVSIVEDKVSIPTNLNPKYFEILNISTHHPNPNEQYVRIRGVAFETEEQLKDYLTWLEKAEETDHRLIGEKLDLFSFHEEAGSGLVLFHPKGQTLRNELITFMREINDSMGYQEVYTSHVLKTDIWKISGHYTLYRDKLIVFNMEGDEYGVKPMNCPAHILIYKSKPRTYRDLPIRFSEFGHVYRWEKKGELYGLLRVRGFVQDDGHIFLKEDQLKEEIKMLISKTVEVWHKFGFKDDDIKPYLSTRPDESIGSDELWEKATNALISALQESGLKFGIKEKEGAFYGPKIDFEIRDSLGRWWQLSTIQVDFNLPERFKLEYIDKDGTKKRPVMVHRAIYGSIDRFVAILLEHFKGKLPTWLSPVQVKVLPITDEVNEYAEKVLNDMRKRRIRAEIDYAGETLSRRIKNAYDQGVPYILIVGKKEASQGTVTVRARGNIEVRNVKFEKFLDLMITEITQRDVEQTTAKALK; encoded by the coding sequence ATGGAAAGTTATAAGCCAATGTGGCTAAAGGGTGCAATAATTTTAGCCATAAACCTAATGGAGAGGGGATATAAGCCAGTTGCAGTTGGACTAGGCGAAAGGGATTTCTACATTGATATCAAATCAGACACTAGCATTACCTTAGATGAGGTTAAGAAGGCAATTAGTAAGAACGTTCTAGCTAATGTACCCATTGAGAATAATCAAGTAGTGTATAAAGGAAATAAGGTTTCAATAGTAGAGGATAAGGTTTCAATTCCGACAAATCTGAATCCTAAGTATTTTGAAATTTTGAATATCTCAACCCATCATCCAAATCCCAATGAGCAATATGTTAGAATTAGAGGTGTGGCTTTTGAGACTGAAGAACAGTTAAAGGACTACCTTACTTGGTTGGAAAAGGCTGAAGAGACTGACCATAGGTTAATTGGAGAGAAGTTAGACTTGTTTAGTTTTCACGAGGAAGCTGGATCAGGTTTAGTATTATTTCATCCTAAGGGGCAAACCCTAAGAAACGAACTCATTACATTTATGAGAGAGATAAATGATAGCATGGGGTATCAAGAAGTTTACACTAGTCACGTTCTTAAGACTGATATATGGAAAATATCCGGTCATTACACCTTGTATAGGGATAAACTAATTGTCTTTAACATGGAAGGTGACGAGTACGGAGTAAAACCAATGAACTGCCCAGCTCACATTTTAATTTACAAATCTAAACCTAGAACCTATCGTGATCTTCCAATAAGATTTTCAGAATTTGGTCATGTATATAGGTGGGAAAAGAAAGGAGAATTATATGGGTTACTGAGAGTTAGAGGTTTCGTCCAAGACGATGGTCACATCTTCCTTAAAGAGGATCAACTAAAGGAAGAGATTAAGATGCTCATCTCTAAGACAGTGGAAGTTTGGCATAAGTTTGGCTTTAAGGATGACGATATTAAACCTTATCTGAGCACCAGGCCGGATGAGAGTATTGGATCTGATGAACTGTGGGAAAAAGCTACTAACGCGCTTATTTCCGCGTTGCAAGAATCGGGCTTAAAATTCGGTATTAAGGAAAAAGAAGGTGCGTTTTATGGGCCTAAAATTGACTTCGAGATAAGAGATAGTCTAGGTAGATGGTGGCAATTATCTACAATACAAGTTGACTTCAACTTACCAGAGAGGTTTAAGTTAGAGTATATTGATAAGGATGGGACAAAGAAGAGGCCGGTAATGGTCCATAGGGCAATATACGGATCCATAGATAGATTCGTTGCAATACTACTGGAGCACTTTAAAGGTAAGCTACCAACGTGGTTAAGCCCAGTCCAAGTTAAGGTTTTGCCAATAACTGACGAAGTAAATGAATACGCTGAAAAAGTGCTAAACGATATGAGAAAGAGGAGAATAAGAGCAGAGATTGATTATGCGGGTGAGACTTTAAGTAGGAGGATTAAGAACGCATATGATCAAGGAGTTCCATACATATTGATAGTAGGTAAGAAGGAAGCTAGTCAAGGTACAGTAACTGTTAGAGCTAGAGGTAACATTGAAGTGAGAAACGTTAAGTTTGAAAAGTTCCTAGATTTGATGATTACCGAGATTACGCAAAGAGATGTAGAGCAAACTACAGCAAAAGCGTTAAAATAG
- a CDS encoding UDP-N-acetylglucosamine--N-acetylmuramyl-(pentapeptide) pyrophosphoryl-undecaprenol N-acetylglucosamine transferase has product MTRILIIASGGGHTGFARAIAQYITEKIDFVIPTNDSYSRQMISQYANKIYEIPKGREPDESSLVLFKRLFSIIVKSANIKKYDLIIATGSNHSIFPSFFQYLKGGKVYGIESQDRLITKGKAISIISNYAKGIFLHWQEQKKLYEKKGIVVGPIVEKPKYESKDEGYILVTTGSMGFKRLFDVIVKYVIGKRIVIQTGKIDPSIYRNQNITTFSFDPDLEKWIANASLVITHQGKTAMEAVVMYRKPVIIVYNNDWKSATSISDTEKYAEILGATFLRDPITWNDYNVLLDAIENVKKPNVFDIGTPNLVKHILSEL; this is encoded by the coding sequence GTGACAAGAATCTTAATAATAGCTAGTGGTGGTGGTCATACAGGCTTCGCCAGAGCTATTGCCCAATACATAACCGAAAAAATAGATTTCGTAATACCCACAAATGATTCTTATAGTAGGCAAATGATATCGCAATACGCAAATAAAATCTACGAGATACCTAAAGGAAGAGAACCAGACGAAAGTAGTCTAGTATTATTTAAGAGGTTATTCTCTATAATAGTAAAGAGCGCCAATATTAAGAAGTATGATTTAATCATAGCCACCGGAAGCAATCACTCTATATTTCCTTCGTTTTTCCAATACTTAAAAGGTGGGAAGGTTTACGGTATCGAAAGCCAAGATAGGCTCATCACCAAGGGAAAGGCAATAAGTATAATATCAAATTATGCCAAGGGTATATTTCTTCATTGGCAAGAGCAGAAGAAGCTTTATGAAAAAAAGGGTATTGTTGTGGGACCAATCGTTGAAAAACCTAAGTACGAGAGTAAAGATGAAGGCTATATATTAGTTACAACTGGTAGCATGGGTTTTAAGAGGTTATTTGACGTAATTGTAAAATACGTTATAGGGAAGAGGATTGTAATACAAACGGGAAAAATAGATCCGTCAATTTATCGTAATCAAAATATTACTACGTTTAGTTTTGATCCAGATTTAGAAAAGTGGATAGCCAACGCATCTTTGGTGATAACACATCAAGGCAAGACTGCAATGGAAGCAGTAGTAATGTATAGGAAACCTGTAATAATAGTTTATAATAATGATTGGAAGAGTGCAACATCGATAAGCGATACCGAGAAATATGCCGAGATATTGGGAGCTACATTTTTGAGAGATCCTATAACGTGGAATGACTATAATGTTTTACTGGATGCCATAGAAAACGTTAAGAAACCTAATGTTTTTGATATAGGAACTCCAAATCTAGTCAAGCACATACTAAGTGAGTTGTAA